The following nucleotide sequence is from Oenanthe melanoleuca isolate GR-GAL-2019-014 chromosome 5, OMel1.0, whole genome shotgun sequence.
TGCTACAGGCAGGGGCTCATTTCCACAGGCGAGTCCCCAGGCCACTGACAGTTAAGGAGAAAGAACCATTATTGCCAGTCTAGAAATGCAATCATCATAGGATCCTGCAAAAGCccaggtgggaagggaccttgcAAGGTGACCTAATCCAGCCCTCATTTGGGAAAGGCAGCCTGGAAGAGATTAGCCAGCAGCCATCCAGCTACAAACATGACTGTGCCTGGTGATGGGACTCTACTGCACCCCTGGGGAGGCTGTTTCTCCCCTCTGGCTAAGTGTTGATGCCAAAAGGATTCGTCCCTGATTGCTAGGGAACAGGGTAGGCATTGGAACAGACAGCTCTCACTGGTGCTCCAAGGCAGTTGCCTCAGCTCTGTGGCAAGCACTTCAGTCTACTCAGCCTGTTATAAATTTactaataaaataattgatttaataataaaaaacaaacagaagtgtTAGTTATGATTGCAAGTTGAAAATCATGAAGCATATGGTATAAGAATGTTAGGAGTGCTGTATTTAAAGTATTCAGCCAGGAAAACCTTACCAAGAAGATACCAAATATCTTATGCCTTGTTCAAGAAGCTATAGAAATTGTCATGCACACCAGTTAGTCTGTTTAGAAAATGCCCACCTTTCCCACCTTAATTTGAATATATAAGGATTCCAAGCAGTAGATCTCAGTAGATAAGGCCAAAGCTTCTCTTAGGGAAGGAATATTGCTGAAGTTGTGTAACAATTGTAAAGATTGAATTTAAGAATGGGCACATTATGCATAGTATGTAAAAGAACTTATGCAAAAATgacacagcagagaaagcatATAAAATGGATGAATTTTGTTTACTAATAAGAACAAATTTGGAGGAGTAAtcccccctgtccctggcactgaAATAAAGAAGTGTCTGCTTATTCACAACAAATTGGTGTTGGTTAGGTTTCTTTCATCCTGTTTGGTGAAAAAACTCTGTGCTCAGGCACCACCGGACTcgaaagggctgtgctgggtctcTGTGCACATGGGGACTAAAGCAGGACTGTGTGAGGACAAAGTGGGGCTGCCCCATACCAGACTGAGCCAGTTCTGTGGCAGCCCCATCcatgcccagccccagaggagccctgcaggcaatagggcagagctgcagcatgaACAGCTTAAGGGTCTCAACATCACAGTGGTCTTTGCTCATCACTGAATGAGAATGGCCCTCTGGGACGTTGCCTGGTGATGATGGATCCACCTAGCAATGGATTATGATGTCACTGAGGAGCTGGTGTCCCTCCCTGCACCTCACCCAGGCAGTGCCATATTCCAGCTGAGCACGGTTGCGTGCACACGCGCTGGAGGCACCCACCCTGCCAggccagtgctgtgctgagccagtgCTGTGGACCTGGCCAGCAATTACTgcctgagagcacagcaggagtttTTTGCCATCCTTGATTCTAACTTGCAGCTTCCCACCAATTTATCATTCTCCTCCCtctgttaattatttttctttactttcctTTACTTTCTTTCGTGATGCTAGATTCACTTTCTTCCTGCTCTGGGCTACAGGAAAACTCCATTCCAAGGCTGTGTCAGAGAAGGCCCTTGGTAGCACTCCTCTTTTTCCTGTAGTTTCTCTAACCACCAGCATGGAGGGAGCCTGGGTAGGCACCTGGAGGCCCCATCCTCGAAGGGGCCCCATCCTTGCAGAGTTCAGCACCCCAGGCCCCAAGTATGGGCTCCCTGGGACAACAGGTGAGCCAACTATCATGGGGAGGCAGTGGCTACTGAAGGCACAACACGTGGCATGCTTCCACttagaaaattcattttattcCATAGTTGCAGGCACAGGTTCTTTCACAAGCTTTTCTTCTTAGGTCACCCAGGTCATGACCCCACCATGGAAAGAGCTCCTGCATACTCATTTCGGGGGACCAAATGTCCTACTGCAGACTCCTGCTCACCAGGTCCTCGGTATTTAATTGATTCATCAATCACTAAAACGGGGAAGCATGTGCCTCCTACAGCACTGGTGACGGCACGCCCGAAGACCAAGATTGCTGTCACCCCAGGACCCAGTGAGTAGCATTTCTGCAGCCCTTCCTCCACGCCAGACAATCACACCTTACTGCTGCCTTGTGCCACTGGGGCACAAAGCCTCCTGCTGATGCCCTGAATGGGCTTCAGAAAGctccagagagaaaacaagcaaGATGAGCACCCCCTGACTTCTCGTCTTTGGCTTGCACTTACGTTGCCAGCTTCACATCTTCTCTCatcttcttctctttcccaggtGACTACACCACAGAACCAGCGAACAAACATGTCTATCTTAGTGCACCAGCAAATAGCATGGTGTCCCGACCCAAGGACCTAAAAAGCTTCCAAACGCCAGGTACGGAACTCGGGGACACAGACACTCTTACAGCCTGCGTGTCCTCCAGGGAGCGTCTGCAGCTTCTACAACAGGCCTAGCAAaaagcctgggcagcaggacactgtgtgTGCTCAACAAGCTTCTtgctgtcccagagcagcaacTTCTCCCATTTCACAGAAGAACCAGAAGCTCTGGTTTCAAACAGACAACGCACACCACATGTAACAGAAGCCAGAGGCACTGGCATGAGGGCCAGGACacccttcctgctcctcacagccacATTGCCAGGCTGACCCTTTTCCACCAAGGCATTGCACCCTTTCCCACAGGACTGACTGATGCTCCCTTCCTATTCCATTTCCAGGTCCTGCTGCCTATACCCTGCCCAAAATTCTGGGACCCCGCACAGCGTACACCCACGCGGAACCATGCTACTCTATGCTATGGAAAAGCCAATACCAGAGCTGTTTCCAGGACCTGGCAAAGGTGAGCTCTGCTTCTGTGTTCTCTTACAGCACCAGCAGTagctcagctgctctcagggcagAAGGGCCCCAGTGTCTGCTGTATCCCCACATAGCACATGCTTCCCTGCACCTACAGCAAAGCCCAAGAAGCCCCAGGGCCTCTGGCTCTGCTATTCCCAGCATCACCAACACTTGCAGTCACTCACCTTTCCACACCCATCAGCTCACTGGCACTAACGGCACTAATCCCCCTTGTCCTCTGGGAAATCTacctctctctccttcccagggCTCCAGATCTCTCACACTGCTCCTCTGGCCAGCCACCTAAAGCAGCACAGTACTTGCAGGCACCCAGCAAGAATCCCCAGTGCCTCTTGTACCCACCAACCTCATGGCTTCTCTTGCAGACCCCAGgtcctgcagcatttcagaaggTTGATATGGACGTTTACAAACCCAAGGCTCCCAAGTACACAATGGGACTTAAAACCAATCCTGTTGGCAAGGGTATGGGTCCAGGTCCAGCAGACTACAGCCTTGGAAAGGTAAGGCAGCCTGCCCCAACCTGTTATGCTGGTCAGCCGCCACTTGAAGACAGCTCCAGAGAAAGAGGCGCTATCTTCACCACTTTTCTTCCCACTTTCCCCTTCCAGTTGTCAGTGACTAAGTCCCGGGATCCTGCTTTCAGTTTTGGAATTCGGCATTCTCTCTACAAAGCTTCTTTAGTGCCGGAAACTAATCATGATTAAAGACATATAACTGCAGAGatatatttctgttctttctttgtgTTGTGGGGTTAGGTGTGCCTGGGTATGGACCACTGGATCTCAGTTTCTCATGTTTATGTCTCAGTCAAAATATGGCAGGGTGAGGATAAAGGGAGAGCAGCGAGGTAAGAGGCTGACATCTCCAACAGCAGCATTCCACCTAACCACAGCAAAACACCGTGAAAgctttccagccctgccttgcaCACTCTCACCCCACAGCCCATGCTGGCCCCAAGGACAAAGCCCATCTCAGCATCTCCCTTTCCAGTGCACACATGTGGCAACTGCCCATAGTGTGCCCAGAAACACAGCTGCCCTACATCATCTCTTGCTACAGGCAGGGGCTCATTTCCACAGGTGAGTCCCCAGGCCACTGACAGTTAAGGAGAAAGAACCATTATTGCCAGTCTAGAAATGCAATCATCATAGGATCCTGCAAAAGCccaggtgggaagggaccttgcAAGGTGACCTAATCCAGCCCTCATTTGGGAAAGGCAGCCTGGAAGAGATTAGCCAGCAGCCATCCAGCCACAAACTTGACTGTGCCTGGTGATGGGACTCTACTGCACCCCTGGGGAGGCTGTTTCTCCCCTCTGGCTAAGTGTTGAtttggacactgctgaaggcctggGCAAAATCTGTCAGGCCTTTTTCTCACgttttaagtatttttctcatgccatgaaactttctcagcctcagctaggatttttcccaagctagatgtttcttctttattttaaatataagagaaagaatcataacagagataaacacctgcaagGTCCATGGGAAAGCCTGGGACAAGAGGTATCTCTTTCTCTGACCAATGAtctgtctggttttttttttgcacaaacTGACTTACTTAAGGTAAtggctttttttaataaattgctctttcttacTCTGTCTTGCACCAAGCAAGAGAGTGTTctcttgctgtgttttctccGCTCCGTAATCCTTTCACGGCAACACGTTGATGCCAAAAGGATTCGTCCCTGATTGCTAGGGAACAGGGTAGGCATTGGAGCAGGCAGCTCTCACTGGTGCTCCAAGACAGGAGACTCAGCTCTGTGGAAGGCACTTCAGTCAGACACAAGCCACTTGACAAAAGCCCTgtgctcaggcactgctggacTCGAAAGGGCTTTGCTGAGTCTCTGTGCACATGGGGACCCAAGCAGGCCTGTGTGAGCACAAACTGGGGCTTCCCCACACCCGACTGAGCCAGTTCCATGGCAGCCCCATCcatgcccagccccagaggagccctgcaggcaATAGGGCAGCGCTGCAGCATGAACACCCCTCGGGCTGCCCCCGCCATCCCCCGGCAGTGGGCTGCCCTGAAGGAAAGGCCGCTTGTGACAGGCTGTGGGGAGCACAGCCCCGCCGCGGACATGTGTCCCTGAGTGCAGGTGACTCTGGCCCGGCGGTGTCCATGTGGAACACAGTGTATCCATACGCTTCCAGGGGCGATAGCCCAGCCAGAGCGGGCCCGGCCGCAGCCGGCGGCGGTGGGGGACAGCTCCCACCGGGAAAGGGCAGCCGTGGATGGGTGCCAGTGGGGTTTACTTTCCTCACTATCTGCATAAATTGCAGCAAATTACACTAATTT
It contains:
- the LOC130253848 gene encoding outer dense fiber protein 3-like, with product MEGAWVGTWRPHPRRGPILAEFSTPGPKYGLPGTTGHPGHDPTMERAPAYSFRGTKCPTADSCSPGPRYLIDSSITKTGKHVPPTALVTARPKTKIAVTPGPSDYTTEPANKHVYLSAPANSMVSRPKDLKSFQTPGPAAYTLPKILGPRTAYTHAEPCYSMLWKSQYQSCFQDLAKTPGPAAFQKVDMDVYKPKAPKYTMGLKTNPVGKGMGPGPADYSLGKLSVTKSRDPAFSFGIRHSLYKASLVPETNHD